The Equus przewalskii isolate Varuska chromosome 8, EquPr2, whole genome shotgun sequence genome has a window encoding:
- the CA13 gene encoding carbonic anhydrase 13 isoform X7: MTRRSTRTESGVSFPLHIVHWNSDKYPSFVEAAHEPDGLAVLGVFLQVGEHNSQLQKITDTLDSIKEKGKQTLFTNFDPLSLLPPSWDYWTYPGSLTVPPLLESVTWIILKQPINISSQQLAKFRTLLCTVEGETAAFLLSNHRPPQPLKGRKVRASFR; this comes from the exons CTCCATATTGTTCATTGGAATTCAGACAAATACCCCAGCTTTGTGGAGGCAGCTCATGAGCCCGATGGACTAGCTGTCTTGGGCGTATTTTTACAG GTGGGTGAACATAATTCCCAACTGCAAAAGATTACTGACACTTTGGATTCCattaaagaaaag ggTAAACAAACTCTGTTCACGAATTTTGACCCCTTATCTCTGCTTCCTCCATCCTGGGACTACTGGACTTATCCTGGTTCCCTGACAGTCCCGCCTCTGCTTGAGAGCGTCACATGGATCATTTTAAAACAGCCTATAAATATCAGCTCTCAACAG CTGGCCAAATTCCGCACCCTCCTGTGTACAGTGGAGGGCGAAACAGCAGCTTTCTTGTTGAGCAATCACCGTCCACCACAGCCTCTGAAGGGCAGAAAAGTGAGAGCATCTTTTCGTTAA
- the CA13 gene encoding carbonic anhydrase 13 isoform X9, with protein sequence MELHIVHWNSDKYPSFVEAAHEPDGLAVLGVFLQVGEHNSQLQKITDTLDSIKEKGKQTLFTNFDPLSLLPPSWDYWTYPGSLTVPPLLESVTWIILKQPINISSQQLAKFRTLLCTVEGETAAFLLSNHRPPQPLKGRKVRASFR encoded by the exons atGGAG CTCCATATTGTTCATTGGAATTCAGACAAATACCCCAGCTTTGTGGAGGCAGCTCATGAGCCCGATGGACTAGCTGTCTTGGGCGTATTTTTACAG GTGGGTGAACATAATTCCCAACTGCAAAAGATTACTGACACTTTGGATTCCattaaagaaaag ggTAAACAAACTCTGTTCACGAATTTTGACCCCTTATCTCTGCTTCCTCCATCCTGGGACTACTGGACTTATCCTGGTTCCCTGACAGTCCCGCCTCTGCTTGAGAGCGTCACATGGATCATTTTAAAACAGCCTATAAATATCAGCTCTCAACAG CTGGCCAAATTCCGCACCCTCCTGTGTACAGTGGAGGGCGAAACAGCAGCTTTCTTGTTGAGCAATCACCGTCCACCACAGCCTCTGAAGGGCAGAAAAGTGAGAGCATCTTTTCGTTAA